Proteins co-encoded in one Cupriavidus metallidurans CH34 genomic window:
- a CDS encoding DUF7696 family protein produces MFQNTFAQADAVIVHDAAIAAAIDAAMLRRRDEYAGQPMAWKVFCEASHVATLCEPLRMAFINRVASERGADIALRLKTKAEAIRAAAIAELV; encoded by the coding sequence ATGTTCCAGAACACCTTTGCTCAAGCCGATGCCGTGATCGTGCACGATGCCGCCATTGCCGCGGCCATCGACGCTGCCATGCTGCGCCGCCGTGACGAGTACGCGGGCCAGCCGATGGCATGGAAGGTGTTCTGCGAAGCGTCGCATGTCGCCACGCTCTGCGAGCCGCTTCGCATGGCGTTCATCAACCGCGTGGCCAGCGAGCGCGGCGCCGACATCGCCCTGCGCCTGAAGACCAAGGCCGAGGCGATCCGCGCGGCGGCAATTGCAGAGCTGGTCTGA
- a CDS encoding LysE family translocator yields the protein MPPFDTLLPFLGIAVLLSLAPGPDNIFVLLLSAMHGTRAGLTVVLGLCTGLLVHTAVVAVGLAALLAASTVAFTVLKIAGALYLVYLAWQAFRAPVGELSSSQMQVKTGKHMYLRGVIMNLTNPKVVIFFLAFLPQFVSPDRGPVAPQIMVLGFVFILATLLVFGSIAWFSGAFGRVLMRSARMQRAVNWFAGSVFLALAGRLALSQR from the coding sequence ATGCCGCCCTTCGATACGCTGCTGCCGTTTCTCGGCATCGCAGTCCTGCTCAGCCTCGCGCCGGGACCTGACAATATTTTCGTGTTGTTGCTGTCAGCGATGCATGGCACGCGCGCCGGCCTGACCGTGGTGTTGGGACTTTGCACGGGACTGCTGGTTCACACGGCGGTGGTGGCCGTGGGCCTGGCTGCGTTGCTGGCGGCATCGACGGTGGCGTTCACCGTGTTGAAGATCGCTGGCGCGCTGTATCTCGTCTATCTGGCGTGGCAGGCGTTCCGCGCTCCCGTGGGCGAGCTGTCGTCTTCCCAGATGCAGGTGAAGACCGGCAAGCACATGTACCTGCGCGGGGTGATCATGAACCTGACCAACCCCAAGGTCGTGATCTTCTTCCTGGCATTCCTGCCGCAGTTCGTCAGCCCGGATCGGGGCCCGGTGGCCCCTCAGATCATGGTGCTTGGCTTCGTGTTCATCCTTGCCACGCTGCTGGTATTCGGCTCGATCGCCTGGTTTTCGGGCGCGTTCGGCCGCGTGCTGATGCGCTCCGCGCGGATGCAACGCGCGGTGAACTGGTTCGCCGGAAGTGTGTTCCTGGCGCTCGCCGGCAGGCTGGCGCTGTCTCAGCGGTAA
- a CDS encoding histidine phosphatase family protein: MATLFLVRHGQASFGAANYDCLSDTGRQQSRWLGEYFRDRGVQFRRVVAGTLVRQQDTASEILAGMGISDLPVASHPGLNEYDGESLYRSFTKGADHRAHQNGDYQDYWRTFRAAFAAWTQDQLTGMPETWGEFGQRMQAALAHATEGASREDALLVVSSGGAIGRAVADLLGAPTQTAIELNLQFRNTGFCELIVGRGTQRLLSFNNVPHLELPERRPAITFA, from the coding sequence ATGGCAACGCTATTTCTGGTCCGCCACGGACAAGCCTCGTTCGGGGCCGCCAACTACGACTGCCTGTCCGATACGGGCCGCCAGCAGTCACGCTGGCTGGGCGAGTATTTTCGCGACCGCGGTGTGCAGTTTCGCCGCGTGGTGGCTGGCACACTCGTGCGCCAGCAGGACACGGCCAGCGAGATCCTGGCCGGCATGGGCATCAGTGACTTGCCTGTGGCATCGCACCCAGGCCTGAATGAATACGACGGCGAGTCGCTGTACCGCAGCTTCACCAAGGGCGCGGATCATCGCGCCCATCAGAATGGGGACTACCAGGATTACTGGCGCACCTTCCGCGCCGCATTCGCGGCCTGGACGCAAGATCAGCTGACCGGCATGCCGGAAACCTGGGGCGAGTTTGGACAGCGAATGCAGGCCGCTCTCGCCCATGCGACGGAAGGCGCCTCGCGGGAGGACGCATTGCTGGTGGTCAGCTCGGGCGGCGCCATTGGCCGTGCGGTGGCCGACCTGCTCGGCGCGCCGACGCAAACCGCCATCGAACTGAACCTGCAGTTCCGCAACACCGGCTTCTGCGAGTTGATCGTCGGACGTGGCACGCAGCGCCTGCTGAGCTTCAACAACGTGCCGCACCTGGAACTGCCGGAGCGGCGTCCCGCGATCACCTTCGCGTGA
- a CDS encoding Bug family tripartite tricarboxylate transporter substrate binding protein — translation MKQTIPPRRRWVMRAACAAVALLPLATFAQGSYPSKPIRMVVPYPAGGLTDTVARQLAEGLGKRLGQPVVVENRGGAGGIIGTDFVAKSPADGYTLLMTIPGPITANIALYKKLPYDPRTELRPISDVAMARTVLTVNSAVPVKTVTELIAYAKKEPGKLRMGSWGPGTQPHTIQAYMDKTYGVDILHVPYRGEGPMVTDLLAGQVNLTIGSVTTLRQYIAVGKLRPLAVAGTTRAKALPDVPTFTEAGYSDAAYKIVGPTTLLAPAKTPDAIIERLGREVSALVKSPELSAKIDELGAEPIGNTPAEAERAYKAYLPVVLKLTADTGVTLD, via the coding sequence ATGAAGCAAACCATTCCGCCACGACGACGATGGGTCATGCGCGCCGCATGCGCCGCTGTGGCACTGCTGCCGCTGGCTACGTTCGCGCAGGGGAGCTATCCGTCCAAGCCGATCCGGATGGTCGTGCCGTATCCGGCCGGCGGATTGACTGACACAGTGGCCCGGCAATTGGCCGAAGGCCTTGGCAAGCGCCTTGGGCAGCCGGTGGTGGTCGAAAACCGGGGTGGCGCGGGCGGCATCATCGGCACGGACTTCGTCGCCAAGTCGCCGGCTGACGGCTACACACTGCTGATGACGATTCCGGGTCCGATCACGGCCAATATCGCGCTGTACAAGAAGCTCCCGTACGACCCCCGTACCGAACTGCGGCCCATCTCCGACGTGGCCATGGCCCGCACGGTGCTGACCGTCAATTCGGCCGTGCCGGTGAAGACCGTGACCGAGCTGATTGCCTACGCGAAGAAGGAACCGGGCAAGCTGCGCATGGGCTCCTGGGGTCCGGGCACGCAACCGCACACGATCCAGGCGTACATGGACAAGACCTACGGGGTCGATATCCTGCACGTTCCCTATCGCGGCGAAGGGCCGATGGTGACCGACTTGCTCGCCGGACAGGTCAACCTGACGATCGGATCCGTGACCACGCTGCGCCAGTACATTGCGGTCGGCAAGCTCCGACCGCTGGCCGTGGCGGGCACCACCCGCGCGAAGGCATTGCCGGATGTGCCGACGTTCACGGAGGCCGGCTACAGCGATGCCGCCTACAAGATCGTTGGCCCGACCACGCTGCTGGCGCCGGCAAAGACACCGGATGCGATCATCGAACGGCTGGGCCGCGAGGTCAGCGCGCTGGTGAAGTCACCAGAACTGAGCGCGAAGATCGACGAATTGGGCGCGGAACCGATCGGCAACACGCCGGCTGAAGCCGAGCGCGCGTACAAGGCCTATCTGCCAGTGGTGCTCAAACTGACGGCGGATACTGGTGTGACGCTCGACTGA
- a CDS encoding TetR/AcrR family transcriptional regulator, giving the protein MQSPITSAPSTSSPFPRVDTTSILQPPRQRRARETEQALLAAGRKLLAERDFAAVSVAQIAAACQVSVGAFYGRFRDKMAFFDALRTLVMEESDASVARYMAEHRWGEVPARQIVEKTMRFLVNGCHNNRGVIRASLKHSSTRPEEWLPHQKNGEEIVERLVALLTPRLPGPAEANEVRVRFAMQMVFGMLVNAVLNNPGPLRLDDERLSGEMTRMVACYLGLES; this is encoded by the coding sequence ATGCAAAGCCCCATTACGAGTGCGCCATCCACCTCTTCCCCCTTCCCAAGGGTAGACACGACGTCGATCCTGCAACCGCCGCGACAGCGCCGCGCACGCGAGACCGAGCAGGCCTTGCTTGCCGCCGGCCGCAAGCTGCTGGCCGAACGTGACTTCGCAGCGGTATCGGTCGCGCAGATCGCGGCGGCCTGCCAGGTTTCCGTCGGGGCGTTCTACGGGCGCTTTCGCGACAAGATGGCGTTCTTCGACGCGCTGCGCACGCTGGTGATGGAAGAGTCAGACGCCTCGGTGGCCCGCTACATGGCCGAACATCGCTGGGGCGAAGTACCGGCGCGGCAGATCGTCGAGAAGACCATGCGCTTCCTGGTCAATGGCTGCCACAACAATCGCGGCGTGATTCGCGCGTCGCTCAAGCATTCGTCCACGCGCCCGGAGGAATGGCTGCCGCACCAGAAGAACGGCGAGGAAATCGTCGAACGACTGGTGGCGCTGCTTACCCCCCGGCTGCCGGGCCCGGCCGAAGCCAACGAAGTCCGCGTGCGTTTCGCCATGCAGATGGTGTTCGGCATGCTGGTCAATGCCGTGCTCAACAATCCGGGCCCGCTCCGGCTCGACGACGAGCGCCTGTCCGGCGAGATGACGCGCATGGTCGCCTGCTATCTCGGGCTGGAAAGCTGA
- a CDS encoding IclR family transcriptional regulator: MNTPVEQFIAERRREDPSFGGLLAKGFALLRCFIDDPRPLGNGELAQRLQLPRATVSRICRTLFELGYLDWEPKLDKYFVSAQVLALGYPYMAGLQVRHLARPLMQALANQIEGAVSMGVAYRLDVTYLESCTHMEGTPARPAIGAVRSVLTSAMGRAYLCTLSKTEFEKLMTTARAERPDEYAACYETLCHCIAHYPKRGFTLNEGDAGADVHGVGVYSRVVYMNRPLLFNCAIPGMRVKRGSMEKRVAPLLREMVRSIENMAGVGR, from the coding sequence ATGAACACGCCAGTCGAACAATTCATTGCCGAGCGCCGCCGCGAAGATCCTTCGTTCGGTGGGCTGTTGGCCAAGGGTTTCGCGCTGCTTCGCTGCTTCATCGACGACCCTCGCCCATTGGGCAACGGAGAACTGGCGCAGCGGCTGCAGTTGCCGCGGGCCACGGTATCGCGCATCTGCCGCACGTTGTTCGAACTCGGCTACCTCGACTGGGAACCGAAGCTGGACAAGTACTTCGTCAGCGCCCAGGTGCTGGCGCTGGGCTATCCGTACATGGCTGGACTGCAGGTCCGCCACCTGGCACGACCGCTGATGCAGGCGCTGGCCAATCAGATCGAAGGCGCGGTGTCGATGGGCGTGGCCTACCGGCTCGACGTGACTTACCTGGAATCGTGCACGCACATGGAAGGCACGCCGGCGCGGCCGGCGATTGGCGCGGTGCGGTCGGTGCTGACGAGCGCGATGGGGCGCGCGTACCTGTGCACGCTGTCGAAGACCGAATTCGAGAAACTGATGACCACGGCGCGTGCAGAGCGACCCGATGAGTACGCCGCCTGCTACGAGACCTTGTGCCACTGCATCGCCCACTATCCGAAGCGCGGATTCACGCTCAACGAGGGGGATGCGGGAGCGGATGTACATGGCGTGGGGGTGTATTCGCGCGTGGTGTACATGAACCGGCCGCTGCTGTTCAACTGCGCCATCCCCGGGATGCGCGTCAAGCGGGGCTCGATGGAGAAGCGCGTGGCGCCGCTGCTGCGCGAGATGGTGCGATCGATAGAAAACATGGCTGGCGTGGGACGCTAG
- a CDS encoding acetate--CoA ligase family protein: MQDLQPLLRPRSIAVIGASTQPEKVGGMPIRLLGELGYAGRVFPVNPGADTVQGLRAFPTVEAIGEPVDLAIVAVPALAAPDVMAQLGRAGTRAAVVFTSGFAEVANGSGLQHALATQAKTHGVQLLGPNCLGAMNLGERMFATFSPIPLTGVPPVGGVGLVSQSGAFGAYAFALAREAGLGLSHWVTTGNEAGLQVADVIEWLAHDPQTQVILAYIEGARDGMRLRQALAAARAAGKPVVIAKVGTTVAGASAAQSHTASLAGEDAVYQAVFDEYGVHRAHTLEAFFRLGYTLARGRRPARWHSPTGMAADAVAPVAIVTVSGGVGIMMADSAESQGLPRPPMPDAAAAALREAVPFASTSNPIDVTGQVVAQPKVLADALAGVARSGAYGSVAAFLAGGGNAPRVWSLLEQTVDDLASDPQAAPLMIAGVISDEKRAWLEARGCLVFREPAHTIEAVAALAKAAAMTESAQSPVAPAQLLSVPELPADAKALSEADAMALLLQAGVPVAPHGLARDADEAVRVAESIGYPVVVKLCSPDILHKSDVGGVVLNLSDADAVRAAFERVRRAAGTARFDGALVARMVRGWGEIMVGVRRDPVFGLVALAGIGGTAVEIFRQMSFGLAPVSRERARAMLTQSRAAALCAGHRGHPPLDLDAVADVIVNVSRAADAIGDRLDTLEINPFIVSADGLVAADAVITLR; encoded by the coding sequence ATGCAGGATCTGCAACCCTTGCTGCGCCCGCGTTCGATCGCGGTGATCGGCGCGTCGACGCAACCAGAGAAAGTCGGCGGCATGCCGATTCGCCTGTTGGGCGAACTCGGCTACGCCGGCCGCGTGTTCCCGGTGAACCCCGGGGCCGACACCGTGCAGGGCCTGCGCGCGTTTCCGACGGTCGAAGCCATTGGCGAGCCCGTGGACCTGGCGATCGTCGCCGTCCCGGCGCTGGCCGCGCCCGACGTGATGGCGCAGCTCGGCCGCGCGGGAACGCGTGCCGCGGTGGTCTTCACCTCGGGCTTTGCCGAGGTCGCGAACGGCAGCGGGTTGCAGCACGCACTGGCCACGCAGGCTAAGACGCATGGGGTGCAGCTCCTCGGGCCGAACTGCCTGGGCGCGATGAACCTCGGCGAGCGCATGTTCGCCACGTTCTCGCCGATTCCGCTGACAGGCGTGCCGCCAGTTGGCGGCGTGGGGCTTGTCAGCCAGAGCGGTGCATTCGGTGCCTACGCATTCGCGTTGGCGCGTGAGGCGGGTTTGGGTTTGAGCCACTGGGTCACCACGGGCAACGAGGCGGGTCTGCAGGTGGCCGATGTCATCGAATGGCTCGCGCATGACCCGCAGACGCAGGTGATCCTGGCCTATATCGAGGGTGCGCGCGACGGGATGCGCCTGCGCCAGGCGCTGGCGGCGGCCCGCGCGGCAGGTAAGCCGGTGGTAATCGCCAAGGTCGGTACCACGGTCGCCGGCGCCAGCGCCGCGCAATCGCATACGGCCAGCCTGGCCGGCGAGGACGCCGTGTACCAGGCCGTGTTTGACGAATACGGCGTGCATCGCGCGCATACCCTGGAAGCATTCTTCCGTCTTGGCTACACGCTGGCGCGAGGCAGGCGACCGGCACGCTGGCATTCGCCCACGGGCATGGCGGCGGACGCCGTGGCGCCGGTGGCGATCGTGACCGTTTCTGGTGGCGTTGGCATCATGATGGCCGATAGCGCCGAGTCGCAAGGGCTGCCCCGGCCACCGATGCCCGATGCCGCGGCCGCGGCGCTGCGCGAGGCTGTGCCGTTTGCCAGCACCTCGAATCCGATCGACGTGACCGGACAGGTCGTCGCGCAGCCAAAAGTGCTTGCTGACGCGCTGGCAGGTGTGGCACGCAGCGGCGCATATGGCAGTGTGGCGGCGTTTCTGGCCGGTGGCGGGAACGCGCCGAGGGTGTGGAGCTTGCTGGAGCAAACCGTTGATGATCTGGCGAGCGATCCGCAAGCCGCGCCGCTGATGATTGCCGGCGTGATCTCCGACGAAAAGCGCGCATGGCTCGAGGCGCGCGGCTGCCTGGTGTTCCGCGAGCCGGCGCACACCATCGAGGCGGTGGCCGCGCTTGCCAAGGCTGCCGCGATGACCGAATCCGCGCAATCCCCGGTCGCCCCGGCGCAGCTGCTGTCCGTGCCCGAACTGCCAGCCGACGCAAAGGCGCTGTCTGAAGCCGACGCGATGGCACTGCTGTTGCAGGCTGGCGTTCCCGTGGCACCGCACGGTCTGGCTCGCGATGCCGACGAAGCGGTACGCGTGGCGGAGTCGATCGGTTATCCGGTAGTCGTGAAGCTTTGCTCGCCCGACATCTTGCACAAGAGCGATGTGGGTGGGGTGGTGCTCAACCTGTCTGACGCCGACGCGGTGCGCGCCGCGTTCGAGCGTGTGCGTCGTGCTGCCGGCACCGCAAGGTTCGATGGCGCGCTGGTTGCACGCATGGTGCGCGGCTGGGGCGAAATCATGGTTGGCGTGCGGCGCGACCCGGTGTTCGGGCTGGTTGCGCTGGCAGGTATCGGCGGCACGGCCGTTGAGATATTCCGCCAGATGTCCTTCGGACTGGCACCCGTTTCACGTGAACGCGCGCGGGCCATGCTGACGCAGAGTCGCGCCGCCGCGTTGTGCGCCGGCCATCGGGGACATCCCCCGCTCGATCTGGATGCGGTGGCCGATGTCATCGTGAACGTGTCGCGTGCCGCGGATGCCATCGGCGATCGGCTGGACACACTGGAAATCAACCCGTTCATCGTGAGCGCGGACGGGCTGGTTGCAGCCGATGCGGTGATCACGCTGCGCTGA
- a CDS encoding Bug family tripartite tricarboxylate transporter substrate binding protein — protein sequence MRSKLRRALLGMTLVLAGVCMTTGAVNAARVYPDRPIRLVVPFPAGGGTDVIGRMLAARLSNTLKTTVVVDNVVGATGTIGTAQVARAAPDGYTLVLGISATHAIAPSIFPKLPYDPLRDFVPIGRIAIGGNVLVANPSFPAHDLRALIAMAKQPNADLTYGSWGQGSGGHLAGESLNVSAGIHLRHIPYKGVAPMLTDVMGGTLPVAMSDLAGTLPLIRSGKVRALAVSGSERSVALPDVPTFAESGVRFRLDSWFALFAPSRTPAPIVEQLDRAMQEAMQDSGLQAQIASLGMRYAPVSRAQFTNQMREDTRTWAALVKSSGAALE from the coding sequence ATGCGATCGAAGCTTCGCAGGGCGCTGCTCGGCATGACGCTGGTGCTGGCGGGCGTGTGCATGACGACGGGCGCCGTCAATGCTGCGCGAGTCTATCCAGACAGGCCAATCCGGCTCGTGGTGCCATTCCCCGCGGGTGGCGGTACTGATGTGATCGGTCGGATGCTGGCGGCGAGATTGTCCAACACGCTCAAGACCACGGTCGTGGTGGACAACGTGGTGGGCGCCACGGGCACGATCGGCACGGCTCAGGTGGCACGTGCCGCACCGGATGGTTACACGCTCGTGCTCGGGATCTCCGCCACGCACGCCATTGCGCCGTCTATCTTTCCCAAGCTGCCGTACGACCCGTTGCGCGATTTCGTGCCGATCGGCCGTATCGCCATTGGCGGCAACGTGCTGGTGGCGAATCCGAGCTTCCCTGCCCATGACCTGCGCGCGCTGATCGCCATGGCGAAGCAACCTAATGCCGATCTGACCTACGGGTCCTGGGGGCAGGGTTCCGGTGGCCATCTGGCTGGTGAAAGCCTGAACGTGTCCGCTGGCATCCATCTGCGTCATATCCCGTACAAGGGCGTGGCGCCGATGCTGACCGATGTCATGGGCGGGACGCTGCCCGTGGCGATGTCGGACCTCGCGGGTACGTTGCCGCTGATCCGCAGCGGCAAGGTGCGGGCGCTGGCCGTATCTGGATCGGAGCGCTCGGTGGCATTGCCAGATGTGCCTACGTTTGCCGAGAGCGGCGTCAGGTTCCGGCTCGACAGCTGGTTCGCGTTGTTCGCGCCGTCCCGCACGCCGGCGCCGATCGTCGAACAGCTCGACCGCGCAATGCAGGAAGCCATGCAGGACAGCGGGCTGCAGGCGCAGATCGCCAGCCTGGGCATGCGCTACGCGCCGGTTTCCCGCGCGCAGTTCACCAACCAGATGCGTGAAGACACCCGCACCTGGGCAGCACTTGTGAAGTCGAGTGGCGCCGCGCTCGAATGA